DNA sequence from the Neisseria mucosa genome:
AGATACGGCATATCGGGTTTGGCGATGTTGCCGTCAAATTTACGCAAATCGGGAATCATCGACTCGCCTTCTTCATAGAAAGACAGGTTTTCTTTGTTGTCCTGATAGCTGATGCCGACATTGAACTCGTGCGAGCGGCCCAGCGCTGGATAATTGCCGTCCAAGGCCAGCGCAAAATTCTGATCGCGGTATTTGCTGCGGTCGCGGTCTGAAGTGAAAAGTGCAGAGTAATCGGGATTGATTTCAAATGTACCGGCAATGCCTGAAACGATGTCGTTTTTACCCGAAACATGGCTGTAATCACCAGTCAGTTTCCAGCCGTTGTCAAACTCATGGCTAAGGGAAGTGAATACTTCGGCACTGTTGTCTTTGCCGTATGCCCAGCGTGCGGAAGAATTGCTGCGTGGCGAAGATTCAAACGGTTTGAATCCGTCTTTGCGATTACCTGCTGCTGTCAGATAGCTGAAACGCGAGCTGCCGGTATTGCGGAAACGATGCAGCTCCGTACCGAGGCGCCATTGGGTTTGCGGCGTGATATCGTAAGACAACGTACCGTAGAAAGTGTGATTATGGCGCGATGTGTTCGGCAGGTAATCGCCTCCATGGTCGCTGACCAAAATAGCGCGGCCGCGCAAGGTATTGTCTGCATTCAGAGGATGATTGGCATCAAGGACGAAGCGGTAGTGGTTCCACAAACCGACACCGGCTTCTACGCTGATGGCAGGTTTGGCAGTCGGTTTTTTGCGTTCCAACGCAACCGTACCGCCCGGCTCGCCCATACCGCCGTTGGACAAACCGCTTGCGCCGCGCACGACGACGACTTGTTCGTACAACGTGCTGTCCAGATTATTGGTGCCGCGGCGGATGGCTTTACCGTCGTAAAGGAATTTGGGCGCGCCATCCACGGAAATGCTGTCAATCGCCTGACTGCGCGAAATAAATTGGCTATGGCCGGAGACGTTGTTGCCCATTTTGCTGTGGAACACGCCCGGTGTTTGTTTCAATACGTCCTGCAGGCTGTCCAAGCCTTGGTCTTCGATTTGTTTTGCCGTTACGACAGACAGGGACTGTGGCGTTTCACGCTGGGTCAGGCGGATGCCTGTCGCGGCGGAAGATGCGGGAATGGTGTAGTTGGAAGTAGTCTGTTTTCCGACACCTTGGACGGTAACTGTCGGCAAATCGACATGTTCTTGCAGCTGGGTATTTTCTACTTCAGTTGCGAAAGAATACGCCGAACACAAAGCCAGACTGACGGCAAAGCTTAATTTGCCATAGGGAAATACGGGTAGTGACATAGCTTCTCCAGTTAGCTGATGTTTTAATTTAGTGGCAGATTCTATCAAAAAGATGTAGTCCGATGAAACTATGTTCCAATCCCTATTTTCTAAGTAGTTTGTTTAATTAGAAATATTTATTTGTTTGCTAGTTATAAATAACTAAAAAGGCCGTCTGAAAACTGAATCATCAGGTTTTCAGACGGCCTCAATCTTTTTATCACAAAAAATCAGTCTGCCAATTTTCGTGCCAATTCTGCCAAACGTTTACCTTGTGCAAAGGCAATGTCGTTTTCTTCGGCGGTCAATGCCGGCTTGCTGTCGTGGCCGGAAACATGGCTTGCGCCGTAAGGCGTGCCGCCGCTTTGGGTATTGCTGAGCGCTGACTCGGTATAGGGAATGCCGCTGATGACCATGCCGTGGTGTAACAGGGGCAGCATCATGGTCAGCAGGGTGCTTTCTTGGCCGCCGTGCAGAGAAGATGTGCTGGTGAATACGGTGGCAGGTTTGCCGACGAGTTCTGCACCGAGCCAAAGGGGAATGGTGCCGTCGATAAAGTATTTCATCGCGGCGGCCATATTGCCGAAACGTGTCGGGCTGCCGAGCGCGAGGCCGGCGCAATTTTTGAGATCTTCGGCAGTCGCGTAGGGCGCGCCTTCGTCGGGAACGGCTTTTTCAACGGCTTCGCAAACGGTGGAAACTTTGGGAACGGTACGCAACACGGCTTCGCAACCGTCCACGCTTTCGATACCGCGCGCGATTTGGCGGGCAAGGTTGCGCGTGCTGCCGTTTTGGGAATAAAAGAGGACGAGGATTTTCAGGGGATTTGGGTTCATTTGGAGTTTCCGTTACAATGCTGTCAGGTTTCAGACGGCCTTTTGAATACTCGGGCCGTCTGAAAAGAAAAATTTCTATTCAAAAGTGGGAAAAGGTTATGCCGTTTTCGCAATGGTGGCAAGATTTTTTGAAAAGTAAGGGCGTGGCGTTTGCTTGGTTTGTCGTGCGCCGTTTTGATGACGAGCGTGTGCCGCAGGTGGCGGCAAGCATGACGTTTACGACGCTTTTGGCTTTGGTGCCCGTGTTGACGGTGATGGTCGTCATCGCTTCGGCCTTCCCCGTTTTCGACCAATGGTCGGGGGAATTTGTCTCTTTTATCAACCGCACCATTGTGCCGCAGGGCGCGGATATGGTGTTTGACTACATCAATGCGTTCCGCGATAAGGCCACCAAGCTGACGGCCATCGGCAGTGTGATGTTGGTCGTAACCTCGCTGATGCTGATTCGGACGATAGACAATGCGTTCAACCGGATTTGGCGCGTCAATTCGCAACGGCCTTGGATGATGCAGTTTTTGGTGTATTGGGCGTTGCTGACGTTTGGGCCTTTGTCTTTGGGCGTGGGGCTGTCGGTCGTAATCGGCCAGGTGCAATTGGTGGGCGGCTCGGAATGGCTGAGGGTTATCACTGCGGTTTCATTTATTACGGTGCTGCTGTGGGGCTTGTACCGCTTTGTGCCCAACCGTTTCGTACCGGCCAGCCATGCTTTGGTCGGCGCGGCCGTAACGGCGTTTTGCTTGGAAACGGCACGCTTTTTGTTCGCTTGGTACATGGGCAACTTTGACGGCTACAAATCGATTTACGGCGCATTTGCCGCAGTACCGTTTTTCCTGTTGTGGCTCAACCTGTTATGGACGCTGGTATTGGGCGGCGCGGTTTTAACCTCGTCCCTGTCCTACTGGCGCGGCGAAGCGTTCCGCCGCAGTCTGGATGCGCGTGGCCGCTTTGACGATGTATTGAAAATCCTGCTGCTGCTCGATTCTGCCCAACAAAACGGCAAGGCGTTGCCGGTGCAGGAGTTCAGACGGCATATCAATATGGGCTTTGACGAATTGGGCGAGCTTTTGGAAAAACTGGCGCGACACGGTTATGTCTATTCCGGCCGCCAAGGCTGGGTCTTGAAAACTGGGGCGGAGTCCATCGACTTGGCGGAGCTGTTCAAACTCTTTGTCTACCGCCCGCAAACGCTCAACAAAGACAAGGTCAATCAAACGGTTGACCACATCATGCAGCCCTGCTTGGAAACCTTGAACATGACGCTTGCCGAGTTCGGCGCCCATACAAAAAAACAATCCTCTTAAACCTGATGCCGTCTGAAAGCAAAAATATCAAGTTTCAGACGGCCTTTGCTATAATCGGCACACTACTGAATACAATATTCAACCTACAAGGAAAAATAGATGAAAACACCAGCCCTACTCTCTCTGCTCGGTTTGATTCCATCTGCCGCCTTTGCCGCCCACGGCGTAGGCCTCGGCCAACCGCCCAAATATCCGGCCAACTTCACCGCTTTCGAATACGTCAACCCCAACGCCCCCAAAGGCGGCACATTTACCACGCCTTTCCTCGGTGCTTTTGACACGCTCAACCCCTTTACCCTCAAAGGCAACCACGAATACGGCATCAGCATGCTGACACTCGACACCCTGACCGAGCAAAGCATGGACGAACCTTACGCCGTTTACGGCCTGATTGCCGAAGACATCGCCCTGGCGCCTGACGGCCTTTCCGTTACCTTCAAAATCAACCCCAAAGCCAAATTCCACAACGGCGACCCTGTTTTGGCCAAAGACGTTGCCGCTTCATTTAATATCCTGACCAAAGACAAAGCCGCCGCCCCCATGTACCACTTCTACTGGAGCGACGTGGCCAAAGTAGAAACGCCCAACGACCGCACCGTCGTGTTCCGCTTCAAGCAACGCAACTCAGAATTGCACATGATTCTCGGCAGCCTGCCCGTCTTCTCGCATAAAAGCTATCCCAAAGGCCTGGCCGCCGCGCCCAACAGCCTGCCCATCGGCTCCGGTCCCTACCGTTTTGCCAAAGCCGAAAATGGCCGCATCAGCGAGTTTGTCCGCGACAAAAACTACTGGGCGCAAAACCTGCCCGTACGCAAAGGCCGCTACAACTACGACCACATCCGCATCAAATACGTCAAAGACGAAGTCGTCCGCATCGAAGGGTTAAAAGGCGGCCAATATGACTTCGTACAAGAAAACGTCGCCCGCAACTGGGCGCGCGCCTACTCCGACGAAGTCCTCAAAAAACGCAACCTGTCCAAACACGAATGGCTGCAAAACAGCACCGCCGGCATGCAAGGCTTCGTCATCAATATGCGCCACAAGCCCTTGGACAATATTTACGTCCGCCGCGCCTTGATTGAAAGTTTCGACTACGAAAGCGTCAACAGCCGCATCTTCTACGGCGCATACCGCCGCACCGACAGCTTCTTCACCAACAGCACCATGGCCGCAACCGGCAAACCCGACCGTGCAGAAACCGCATTGCTCAAATCATTGGGCACCAAGCTGCCCGACGGCGTATTGGATCAAGACGTTCCTATGCCGCCGGTTACCGACCCCAAACTGGGCGTGCGCCCGAACCTGCTCAAAGCACGCGCCCTGCTTGAAAAAGGCGGCTATCAATACAAAAACGGCAAAGCAGTCGACAAACAAGGCAAACCGCTGACCTTTGAATTCCTCGCCCCAAGCAAAAACTACGAACGCATTACCGCCAAATGGCAGCGCGACCTCGCCAAAATCGGCATTACCATGAACGTGCGCACCGCCGATTCCGCCGTGTACCAAAAACGCATGAACGACTTCGATTTTGACGTAACCACCGGCTACTACGGCAACAGCGAAAGCCCCGGCAACGAGCAATACGACTACTTCAGCTGCGCCGCCGCCAAAACCGAAGGCAGCCGCAACCTGTCCGGCGTCTGTCATCCCGCGGTTGAAAAACTGCTGACCCATTTCAACAGCTTCACCAACCGCCAAGAGCTGCAAACCACCTCGCGCGCGCTCGACCGACTGATCCGCCACCAATACACCATCGTTCCAAACTGGTTCGCCGACCGCTACCGCGTCGTGTACCGTAACGATGTGGGCATTCCGTCCAAGCTGCCGAAATACTACGATCCCATCACCTTCGCCATGACCGCAGGCTGGAAGAAAAAGTAGTCGCATTTCGACAACACGCCCAAGCGGCCGAAGCCCTTGACGCATAGCTTTTGGCATAAAAACCCATTATTCGTTTAAAACCAATTAATCCATCCAAACCAAATAACCGCAAAAGAAAAAACAACTTAAAGCCAAATCAAAGGCCGTCTGAAACATCCGTCAGCAAAATCATCTGCAACGGAACATTTCAGACGGCCTTTTCGTCTCTTTTCAATCCAGTTTCGCAACCGAAACAAAATATCAAAAATTAACAAAAAAATTGCAACACAATACCCTCAAAATTTACAGAACCGTGTACACTTCCAACTTAAGATTTTGAATTATAAGAATAATCGTAATAAGAACTACAATCATCCCAATTTAACCAATATCAAGCGTTCATATAATAAAAGGAACAAAAACATGGAAATCAAACGTCTCTCTACCATTCTCAAACTGATTGCCAACCCCGAACGCATGGCCATCCTTTTCCTGCTGCTCGACGACGACCGCAGCATTACCGAACTGGCACAAGCACTCGGCTCTTCCCCGACCGGCATCGCCAACCACCTCGCACGCCTGCGCACCGAAGGCATCATCGATTTCACGCGCTACCACCGCATCATCGAATATCACCTCATCTCCGAAGAAGCCGCCACCATCCTCAATACCCTGCGTACACTCAAAGACCCAGCCGAATAAACAAATTATTCCACATCACAACAACAAGGCCGTCTGAAACATCAGCTTTCAGACGGCCTGCCCCTTTCAGCCCATATCGAAAAATAAACCAATCCGCTATACAATACCGCCCATGCCCACAGGCGCAATCCACCGCCCTCCCACCCAACAGCACACACGGAAACATCATGAAAATCGCCACTTGGAACGTCAATTCCCTCAACGTCCGCCTGCCCCAAGTACAAAACTGGCTGGCCGACCACCAAGCCGACATCCTCGCCTTACAAGAACTCAAACTCGACCAAGACAAATTCCCGGCCGCCGCCCTGCAAATGATGGGCTGGCACTGCGTCTGGAGCGGCCAAAAAACCTACAACGGCGTCGCCATCATCAGCCGCCACGAACCGCAAGACGTACATTGCGGCCTGCCCGCCCTCCCCGACGACCCGCAACGCCGCGTCATTGCCGCCACCATCAACGGCGTGCGTGTCATCAACGTCTATTGCGTCAACGGCGAAGCACTGGACAGCCCCAAATTCCAATACAAAGAACAATGGTTTGCCGCACTGACCGAGTTCGTCCGCGCCGAAATGGCCGCCCACCCCAAACTCGTCCTGCTCGGCGACTTCAACATCGCCCCGGCCGATGCCGACTGCTACGACCCCGAAAAATGGCACGAAAAAATCCATTGTTCCTCCATCGAAAGACAATGGTTTAAAAACCTGCTCGACCTCGGCCTGACCGACAGCCTGCGCAAAGTCCACCCCGAAGGCGCGTTCTACACCTGGTTCGACTACCGCGGCGCCATGTTCCAACGCAAACTCGGCCTGCGTATCGACCACATCCTCACCAGCCCCGAACTTGCCGCCAACCTTACCGACGTCACCGTCGACCTAGAAACCCGCGCCCAAGAACGCCCCAGCGACCACGCACCGGTAATCGCCGAGTTTGACTGCTAGATTTTGAAGCAATATAAACAATAAGGCCGTCTGAAAACTTTAAATGGTTTTCAGACGGCCTTATTGTTTGGCGTAGCCACTCAAGCATGGTTAGCAGAAATACATGGCTAATGAGTACCCACTTTACCTCACTGTGTTTTACTTATGCCACCATTTAAAGCGTATCTTCTCCCTCACTTTCCACGCAACGGATGATCCAATCTTCAAACTGTCGCCATTGGGCCTCTTCGGCATAGGTGGCGGGATTGGCAGCATCGTGGATAAAAATATCGAAGTTAGGTTCGGTACGGGAAAGGTCGAAGCCGAACCAATCTCCCATGCTGTGATGCGCTCCGATAATAAAGATTTCGCCTATGTCGGGGTGTTCGTCAGGCGGCAGGTCGTCAAGTTCTTCGCGCAATAGTTGTTGGTAATAGAGATTTTGTTCTTGCAGTTGGACGAGATTGTAGATTTCTATTTTGGGCGTTTGCGATACGGTTTGATCGATCATGCTGATGTACCACGAATAGAAAAAATCCCCCGTGCCACATTGCTGTAAAAATAAATAATAGCTTTCAGGCAGCTTGTTCTGCGTATATCCGCGTATCGCCTGCAATTCATCAGTTGAAAGGGGATGTACATTAAAATTCAGATGGTTGGCGTGAGATGCTTGGCTGTTTGCGAGCCAATATTGAAGTTGTTGCAAGGCTTGCGGATAGGTCATGATGGTCGGATTCTTTTTTTAAATGGATTATCGTTGGGCTTTGAATCAACTGGTGGGAATCAGCCTATGCGTTATTATATTCGTTGCCTGAAATGAAACAAAGGTCGTTTGAAAACGGATTCACGGTTTTCAGACGACCTTTGCTCTAAGAGTTTTTCAGACGACGTTTGAGGTCGTCTGAAAGTTTGAACCAATGGTTTGAACGGCAAAAAACGCGTGCGTGCGTACCGCACACACCCTACACCTCGGTTTTAAAGTTTGTGCCGTTCGCAGGTAGGGTGGCACGCGGTTGGTAGAGAAGCGGACTACGGCTTGCTGCTTTTTAATAACAAGTTACAAATGCTAATTCATCAATCACAATATATTTTTTATTATTTTGCGATATTTTTAAATTTCCCAAACATAAAATATAAGATCCCACTAAATCTTCCACATCATTGATATCAAATCGTTCGAAGAAAATTCGTTGCATTTGTGACGGCAAGCATAGACTAACATCATCTCGCGTACCAGAATTAAGCCAAATAGCCTCATAATTTCCCTCTTTAACATCAGCAATTTGCCCCCAGTATCCACAAAACCGGCCTATATGAGTTTGGTTAATCTCATGGAATGAGACAAAAAAATTAGATATAGTTCGAATTTCATCTTCAATTTCAATCTCTTGTTCTGAAACTCGAAACACTGGATTAATAACTAGGCTTCTTAACATAGTACTTAAACGGCGATGGGCTACTGCATTAGGACGATTACCATTTCCTCTAAATCGTACTCCTCTCCCTGCTCCATTTTCATTCATATCATCATTAATATGATTTACTGCTTCTGCTGCACCATAGTTAAGGTCTAATACAATCCGCTGCCCATCATTATGCAAAACATCTTCATCATCATTTTCTCCATTGATCAATCTACTTAATGGAGCACTTTCAATACACCCATCATTATGAGGGCGAGCTCCAAAACAGGCAGCCTGCCCATTTCTAGCCGCTTTTCTAAAAAAAGCGGGAGCATGGCAAGTCGGACATTCAAGGAATCTCCTTAATTGAGAGATAGTCCCTATATCAAGTTGAGAAAATTGATACGCATTGTAAGTTTGGTTATTTATAGTACAAAAAGCATTATCCATCACAGCTCCTCTAATTTATTTAGATTGAAGATCATCTGTATATAAATTGGACTATTTACATAAATTTCAAGAATAATATCAAACTTATCCGTCACTCTGCC
Encoded proteins:
- a CDS encoding TonB-dependent siderophore receptor, encoding MSLPVFPYGKLSFAVSLALCSAYSFATEVENTQLQEHVDLPTVTVQGVGKQTTSNYTIPASSAATGIRLTQRETPQSLSVVTAKQIEDQGLDSLQDVLKQTPGVFHSKMGNNVSGHSQFISRSQAIDSISVDGAPKFLYDGKAIRRGTNNLDSTLYEQVVVVRGASGLSNGGMGEPGGTVALERKKPTAKPAISVEAGVGLWNHYRFVLDANHPLNADNTLRGRAILVSDHGGDYLPNTSRHNHTFYGTLSYDITPQTQWRLGTELHRFRNTGSSRFSYLTAAGNRKDGFKPFESSPRSNSSARWAYGKDNSAEVFTSLSHEFDNGWKLTGDYSHVSGKNDIVSGIAGTFEINPDYSALFTSDRDRSKYRDQNFALALDGNYPALGRSHEFNVGISYQDNKENLSFYEEGESMIPDLRKFDGNIAKPDMPYLRDGFSRMKNLSVYGSTRFKLTDKLAFIGGSRFVDWRYRYSTSRNKFAHSSHKQNVFIPYLGVTYDIGDNLTAYASYTTIFRPQVRYLTKDGAALKPQRGKTYETGLKASWFDGRLNASASVFMNKRDHLGVVAGKFANGEEYYRAADNTTTKGVELSVGGRLSDKWLLNASYARSKIKDSEGVQLHPSYPVHLFKLFTAYDVTDRLNLGANVNWQSRSHTLDEYPADINPAAAAALTQRPYATLDLTAHYKIGKSTRIGLDFENVFNKRYRTMPDIHVYGTPRSVTATVKHTF
- the wrbA gene encoding NAD(P)H:quinone oxidoreductase produces the protein MNPNPLKILVLFYSQNGSTRNLARQIARGIESVDGCEAVLRTVPKVSTVCEAVEKAVPDEGAPYATAEDLKNCAGLALGSPTRFGNMAAAMKYFIDGTIPLWLGAELVGKPATVFTSTSSLHGGQESTLLTMMLPLLHHGMVISGIPYTESALSNTQSGGTPYGASHVSGHDSKPALTAEENDIAFAQGKRLAELARKLAD
- a CDS encoding YihY family inner membrane protein: MPFSQWWQDFLKSKGVAFAWFVVRRFDDERVPQVAASMTFTTLLALVPVLTVMVVIASAFPVFDQWSGEFVSFINRTIVPQGADMVFDYINAFRDKATKLTAIGSVMLVVTSLMLIRTIDNAFNRIWRVNSQRPWMMQFLVYWALLTFGPLSLGVGLSVVIGQVQLVGGSEWLRVITAVSFITVLLWGLYRFVPNRFVPASHALVGAAVTAFCLETARFLFAWYMGNFDGYKSIYGAFAAVPFFLLWLNLLWTLVLGGAVLTSSLSYWRGEAFRRSLDARGRFDDVLKILLLLDSAQQNGKALPVQEFRRHINMGFDELGELLEKLARHGYVYSGRQGWVLKTGAESIDLAELFKLFVYRPQTLNKDKVNQTVDHIMQPCLETLNMTLAEFGAHTKKQSS
- a CDS encoding extracellular solute-binding protein; protein product: MKTPALLSLLGLIPSAAFAAHGVGLGQPPKYPANFTAFEYVNPNAPKGGTFTTPFLGAFDTLNPFTLKGNHEYGISMLTLDTLTEQSMDEPYAVYGLIAEDIALAPDGLSVTFKINPKAKFHNGDPVLAKDVAASFNILTKDKAAAPMYHFYWSDVAKVETPNDRTVVFRFKQRNSELHMILGSLPVFSHKSYPKGLAAAPNSLPIGSGPYRFAKAENGRISEFVRDKNYWAQNLPVRKGRYNYDHIRIKYVKDEVVRIEGLKGGQYDFVQENVARNWARAYSDEVLKKRNLSKHEWLQNSTAGMQGFVINMRHKPLDNIYVRRALIESFDYESVNSRIFYGAYRRTDSFFTNSTMAATGKPDRAETALLKSLGTKLPDGVLDQDVPMPPVTDPKLGVRPNLLKARALLEKGGYQYKNGKAVDKQGKPLTFEFLAPSKNYERITAKWQRDLAKIGITMNVRTADSAVYQKRMNDFDFDVTTGYYGNSESPGNEQYDYFSCAAAKTEGSRNLSGVCHPAVEKLLTHFNSFTNRQELQTTSRALDRLIRHQYTIVPNWFADRYRVVYRNDVGIPSKLPKYYDPITFAMTAGWKKK
- a CDS encoding ArsR/SmtB family transcription factor, coding for MEIKRLSTILKLIANPERMAILFLLLDDDRSITELAQALGSSPTGIANHLARLRTEGIIDFTRYHRIIEYHLISEEAATILNTLRTLKDPAE
- the xth gene encoding exodeoxyribonuclease III; this translates as MKIATWNVNSLNVRLPQVQNWLADHQADILALQELKLDQDKFPAAALQMMGWHCVWSGQKTYNGVAIISRHEPQDVHCGLPALPDDPQRRVIAATINGVRVINVYCVNGEALDSPKFQYKEQWFAALTEFVRAEMAAHPKLVLLGDFNIAPADADCYDPEKWHEKIHCSSIERQWFKNLLDLGLTDSLRKVHPEGAFYTWFDYRGAMFQRKLGLRIDHILTSPELAANLTDVTVDLETRAQERPSDHAPVIAEFDC
- a CDS encoding SMI1/KNR4 family protein → MTYPQALQQLQYWLANSQASHANHLNFNVHPLSTDELQAIRGYTQNKLPESYYLFLQQCGTGDFFYSWYISMIDQTVSQTPKIEIYNLVQLQEQNLYYQQLLREELDDLPPDEHPDIGEIFIIGAHHSMGDWFGFDLSRTEPNFDIFIHDAANPATYAEEAQWRQFEDWIIRCVESEGEDTL